Part of the Salmo trutta chromosome 5, fSalTru1.1, whole genome shotgun sequence genome is shown below.
agtgaGTGCATGCATTTTCCCCTGcgggaatcgaactcacaaccctggcagTGCAAGCGCCCTGCTATAATACCAACAGAGCTACACGGGACTATTAGATTGCTGATGTTTTGTAAGCTGTTGGAGTGATGAAATTACAGTTTCCTTTATGCCTCTCCTGCAGCTATGCACAACTATAGACATGGCATATCAACTCGCCATTGGAATAACAGTGGCATGAAGTACTCCTGAAGTCAACTGTCGAGTTAATTTCCAACTCTTTGTTCACTACACGAAAGGTGTTGTGTTCATTGCTCCCGTGATACTTCCGTTCCGAAGTTGGTTGAACAGCAGTAAACTGACCAGTTAATGCGGGTGTTCTCATGGTTTCCATAGACCAGTCTAGGGGACATGGGAGGGGTTTAAGAGGAACTAAACTATTTTATGAATTTGGTGAGATTCTTTtaacatgtgtgaaatgtttCTGAAAGTGATTTAGCCAGTGattttttgtaaaaatgtattcctTTGTTCAGGTGAAGGGTGACTTTGCTCATCCTCACATGTTGATGTCATATGTTTGCATCTTACATTTAAGGCTGCCTTACCCCATGTTTTAGTATGCTTCCCCAAGGGTCCATtacatccagtggtggaaaaagtacccaattgtcatacttgagtaaaagtaaagagaccttttttttaatagaaaataactaaagtaaaagtgagtcacccagtaaaatagtagagtaaaagtatttggttttaaatatacttaagtatcaaaagtaaatgtcattgctaaaaatatacttaagtattgaaagtaaaagtataaatcatttcaaattccctaTATTAAGCACCTTGTTTTTAACTACGGATAAcctggggcacactccaacacatatACATGATTTACAAACAAAGAATTTGTGTTTAGTtcgcagtagggatgaccaggaatgttctcttgatacgtGTGTGAATTGGAGCATTTTCCTATCATGCTAGCCATTAAAAtagtaacgagtacttttgagtgtcagggaaaatatatggagttgAAAGTACAtaattgtctttaggaatgtagtgaactaAATGCTGTCAAAAATGTAAGTAAAGTTAAGTACAGATACctccaaaaatgacttaagtaaaaatactttaaagtactacttaagtactttacaccactgattacAGCTCTTGTCCCCATGCAGTGCCATTTAATTGGAATGTTGGTTATCCTTCCACAATGTCACAATGGATGgcagaaatgtcaagttatgtatcactagatttgatGTATTACCTGATTTAAGGGTATACTGTGCATCTTTCATAcggtctggatgccttatatggaatactgtacaacaaaaggagtctgtattgaaaaaTGCCCACGTCAGGGGAGATACCTATTTAGGCAATCTCTAGttgctgggctgctcagtcctgcCCCTGGGGGTCTGACGTActgttgtcactctggccttgctctaacacacctgaaaccaataatgaatgtttaactaagatcctaaagctgagtggggtgtgttgggttggggcacTGGACCCCTAGGGGCAGGATGGGACGAtccagctatattgtgtgcaagtaaaaatagctctacagtactattaggcctatgatatgaatgacagacagtgccctctgtaattattgggacagtgaagaaTTGTTTCTTATTTTGGTGCTATACtccaaaagtttggatttgaaatcaaacaaggactatgaggttaaagttgGTCCCACATTCATAGCACGCAataactacatcaagcttgtgactacaaatttgttggatgtatttgctgtttgttttggttgtgtttcagattattttgtgcccaatagaaatgaatggtagataatgttttgtgttgttttggaatcacttttattgtaaataataatatgtttccaaacacttctacattaatgtggatgctaccatgattacggatcatccagaatgaatcgtgaataatgatgagtgagaaagttacagatgcactaATATCATACCCACCATTACAAGGgccgggggtgtatgccttaatgagtcgtggtgtgatcataacaacatacaggaactcaagtccttttgttcacctgacctagaattcctcacaatcaaatgctgaccgcattatctaccaagagaattctcttcgattaaattcacccccccccccccaagcagacacctcgtcagccttgaaagaacttcattggactcaatgtaaactggaaaccacatatcctgaggctgcatttattgtagctggggattttaacaaggctaatctgaaaacaaggctccctaaattttatctgaaaaattctggatcattgttactgTAACCTccaacgcatacaaagccctccctcgccctcctttcggtaaatctgaccacgactccattttgttgcgcccagcctatagacagaaactaaaacaggaatcgcccgtgctcaggtctgttcaacgctggtccgaccaatctgattccacgcttcaagattgcttcgatcacgtggactgggatatgttccggatagcgtcgaacaacaacattgatgtatatgctgattcagtgagcgagtttattagcaagtgcatcggtggtGATGTACCCACGGCGacaattaaaaccttccccaaccagaaaccgtggattgatggcagcattcgctcaaaactgaaagtgggaaccactgcttttaatcagggcaaggcgaccggaaacatgaccgaatacatacagtgtagctattccctccgcaaggcaatcaaacaagctaagcgtcagtatagagacaaagtagagtcgcaattcaacggctcagacacgagaggtatgtggcagggtctacagtcaatcacggactacaaaaagaaaaccagccccatcgcggacccagatgtcttgctcccagacaaactaaacaacttctttgctcgacttgaggacaatacagtgccactgacactacccactaccaaaacctgcgactctccttcaccgcagccaatgtgcgtaaaacatttaaacgtgttaaccctctcaaggctgccgacccagacggcatccctagccacgtcctcagagcatgcgcagaccagctggctggtgtgtttactgacatattcaatcaatccctatcccagtctgctgttcccacatgcttcaagatggccaccattgttcctattcctgactgagctaaacgactatcgccccgttgcactcacttccgtcatcatgaagtgctttgagagactagtcaaggatcatatcacctccaccctccctgacaccctagactcactccaatttgcttaccgccccaataggtccacagatgacgtaatcacactgccctaacccatctggacaagaggaatacctatgtaagaatgctgttaaacagccatcactaacattgagtggctgctgccaacatactgactcaaatctctagccactttaataataaaaaattggatgtaataaatgtatcactagtcactttaaacaatgccactttatataatgtttaccctacattactcatctcatatgtatatactgtactctataccatctactgcatcttgcctatgtacatattcattcctttacacttgtgtgtgtataaggtagttgttgtgaaattgttagattacttgttagatatttctgcatggtcggaactagaagcacaagcatttctctacactcgcattaacatctgctaaccatgtgtatgtgaccaataacatttgatttgaataacaGGGGTGGTTagattatttttgggggggggtattgATATTTGTGCAtcaaactttctcactcattattcaggattatccataatcatggtagcatccacattcatgtagaagtgtttagaaacgtattatattcttatttacaataaaagtgaccccAAAAgggtcatattagattgtgtagaaaGGCAGGAAATTATCTTTAGATGCCCAAAACATTCTGAGGGAGGACCCCCAGACCCTTCACCAGGTTGTCCCTCCACTTCTAAAACCACAGTTGTACCCCCGAGTTTAATACATTTGTGGTTTTCCCCTCGGCAGCATGGCTAAATTCTGCTCTGGAATTATAACACTGGCTGCCCTGTAAGATAATTCAAGGAGCAAAGGTCCACCGCACGCAGCTGACTCAGTGACGGCAaatctctaatctctctctctcacacacacacacacacactccagctcTGTGGGTTACCCTTTCCCCTACTTCACTCCTGTCGTGAGTTACCTCTCACACTGTGTCAAAACAGGCTACAGCCAGCCCTTACACAGAGCATTTTATAGCTGTTCAATCTGTCATTCATCGTGGTGGGCTAACCTGTTGTTATGGACATTGTTGGAATGTTAAAATAAGTTGTACTTTTTGCTCATCAGAGTTGAAGCCTTGTCAGTTGTATTCATGAAAGCAGGCAGCTGGTGCCTATAGACCTGTATCCCAGTCTGTAGGGCGGTTGGCTGAGGTAAGGGTTGAATGGTTCTGTTGGCTGCTTGCCCTGTGACTGGGGTGGGGCCCAGGCTGAACAGAGCACTGCTGAGCACTGACCCTCAGCCTGGCTGATTTATGAGTTCCTCCCTGAGCCTCCAGCCTCCAGAAACACAGCCTTGGCCTCCAGCTGAACCATGGACTCCCTGAAACATAAGCAGGGACACTCTGTGTCCATTGCTGTCAACACCGTTTATAAACACACCCCAGCCAGCAGATGTGGATTGTTTCAGTTTACACTACAGTGGATAAAGTGAGCTGTTGCTGTTGTGCTTTAAGTTAAAGCAATAGAGGCATACCGTTGAGTGGTGGTTACTACAGCTGGAAAAACGGGAAACCGAGAGTAGTGAGGTAATATTTACAATATGTGCATACCTCACATGTGACCCGtaataagactatgcaattaaTATGTTAAGTCTATTAAATAACCAAGCaatattaatgtagaagtgtttggggcggcaggtagcctagtggttagagcgtttgtccagtaactgaaaggttgctagatcgaatccccgagctgacaaggtaaaaatctgtcattctgcccctgaccaaggcaacccactgttcctaggccgtcattgtaattaagaatttgttcttaacggacttgcctagttaaataaaataaaaattatctAACTCCATAAAGATTATTTAGCAATATGCAAGAGTCTATAGATTAGTAAAACTAATAGAAAGGTCTGAGAATTGTCCATATCAAAGGCAGATATTTAATACCATTGTAAAATGAACAATACATTATACAAGGCATAAAGCTTAAGTTACAAAGCATTAACAAGCTTTACAAGGCCTTATTCTGGGCAtgatcagagagggagaaagagaagtcATAGCCTTAAAGGCCAGGCTCCAAGAGTCCCAGGGGCAGAGAGCAAAAGAAAGGGGGTATATCTCACCAGCACAGGTCAGGATCAAAGGGAGGGAGACGATGCATCTGAGAACCCTTTTTATAACAGTTGTTTGGATTCAAAATCTGAGTTGTTGACCAACAGCATTACTGTTGagttaacctccaatcagatatcagacctacagGATGTAAAGACAACAGAACCTCTGCTACCCAGTGAGACAGAATGGGGGTTACACCATGCCCAAACCAGATGCGCGGGTGCGTccgcgcaaattgattttgtccccccacaccaaacgcgatcacgacacgcaggttgaaatatcaaaacaaactcttaaccaattatattaattcaggttgaaaagcattaaacgtttatggcaatttagctagctagcttgcagttgctagctaatttgtcctatttagatagcttgctgttgctagctaatttgtcctgggatataaacgttgagttattttatctgaaatgcacaaggtcctctactctgacaattaatccacacataaaacggtcaacggaatctttctagtcatctctcctccttccaggctttttcttcatTGATCTTTATATGGCaattggcatctaactttcataataaggtgtTTTATCCCGACCAACCTCAGTttatctttcaatcacccacgtgggtataaccaatgaggagatggcacttgggtatatgcttctataaaccaatgaggagatgggatagacaggacttgcaccgcgttcagcgtcacaaatagaactgacttcttctattttagcgcttggcaacgcagacgctggTTGGCTCAATGATTTGAATAACAtgtatttgtacatttattttgagcgagaggtgtggtcagcatgttagaggGAGAATACAGCATTCCTAAAACAACACAAAGGAAATCCTAGCATACAGGTGATAAGAATCACTTTGGGGGCTGGGTCGCCCAACAGTAGCAATCATATTGCTTGGTCTGTAATTTGTTCAGTGGTTTTAGGTGGTAAGTGTCTAAAAGATGACTGACTTAGGTTAGTTTTAGGGTATACTGAAGCAAGTCCTGTCACTTCTGCTTATCAAAGTCTTTGATAAATCAGTATACTGTATCAAACTGTAGGGAGATTCCTAACCAGCAATATTTACCTTTTTTTTAGGgctgtaatatacagtatgttgacagTTTACAATGGGATCTCATTGTCTGTTGTGGTTTTACTGGTTTTAAATGGCTGTCAGAATATGGTACAGTCATAGATATTTCTCAGTGGCTTGGTACATAAAAAGGCTAAAGCCACACAGGATGTGTGTCCTCTGAAAGGATTGTCTACTGTAGAGATCAAAGACGGAAACGTGCTTCTATTGGGTTGTTCCTATGAGTGTTGCTGTTGTAAAAATAGCTTTTGAATGATGTGTGTAATTGATAGCATGTGTTCATCTGAAGGAAATAGAGCTTAACTGGTTTCAGTGTTGATTTCAGTGACCTACCTGTGGTACTAAAGGCCATGTTACAAGCTAATTATCCTTTTCTATAATTCAACGATTGGTCACTGTCTGCTCTAGGTTGAATCTCAAGTCTCAACCCTTTTTTTCTCCTTTCCCAGGAAAGAGACATACGGGAACCCCATTGAAGTAATGAGGTGAAGAAGCACATAGCAGGCTGAAGCAGCTGGATACTACCTACCTTCCATACTCTGCTAAGTCTTCCGGGTGTCCCCATCCAATGCTCCTGAAACGCCATGAGCCACAGCTGGGGAGGATTTACTACTCCATAGACTGCCATATCTCCTGCAGcctttccctctctgtcctcgGGCCCCCCTTGGCCCCTTCCCCCCTTCCCCATTGGCCGAGATGAAGAAGGTGGGGCAGTGGTCGGCGGAGGAAGTGTCCCATTGGCTGAGCGAGGAGGGGATGCAGGAGTACGGCGACTCCCTCCAGCAGGCGGACGGCCCTGCCCTGCTGCGGCTCACCCCGAATGACTTCCTGACCCCGCCCCTCTCACTGGTCTCCTCAGACAACGGGAGGCAGCTCTTGGAACGGCTGGAGACCCTACGGATCGAGCACCACATTGAGGAGCACCAAAAAAACGGCCACGCCAATGGCCATGGGAGGCTGCCCAACGGCACTGCCAAGCCCCTGCGGAAAAGCTCGCTGGGGCTTAATGGCTTCCGGAAGGAGATGGTCCAAATCCCCATCCCCATGTTGGAGGCTGAACGCTCTGGGTTCCCCCAGGAGTGGGGCAAGACAGGCGTAGCGTTCCTCTACGCAGTCTGCTGCTTTGTCACTACCACTGTGGTCATCTCGGTGGTCCATGAGAGGGTGCCGGCCAAGGAGCATACCCCACCGCTGCCCGATAAGTTCTTTGACATTTTTGACCGGGTGGAGTGGGCCTTCTCTATCTGCGAGATCAATGGCATGCTGCTGGTGAGTCTGTGGCTGCTGCAGTGGACCCTGCTGAAGTACAGGTGAGACAACAGTAGTGTGATAAGAGTAGACCACGGGGCAGTGTTTACCTGTTTAAATTGTAACCTTCAACTTTGAACTTATTTTTCTGGGATACCCAATGGCTACATTACAGGCTGACTAAATTGCAATCGTCTGCCAGATCTCACCACGCCTGGATATGCGtttaacatatcagctaaccacatatgATATAGCAATCTGATGCTCGACTTGGCAGTCAATGATGTGGCATGCAACCATAGGTTGATGCAATGCAACATCtgcaatgtagtcagcctggaatgTGACCGTAGATAACTAACCAATAacctgtatctctgtgtccagaTCAATAATCATCCGTCGGTTCTTCTTCATTGTGGGTACCCTCTACCTGTACAGATGTGTCACCATGTACATAACAACTCTGCCTGTTCCAGGGATGCACTTCCAATGCTCTCCAAAGGTTTGTTTCCTTCCAAATCCAAGCAACAGTAGGCAGTCAGTTGCTAACACTCACTGTGACCTACCAGCACCCGCATCTATTTCCATCAATGATGTGTCATTGCTGCTATAGTATTCTGATTCTCTGGGCTATTCTTGCATATAAACATTACAGTTGGATATTAAAAACAACACCCCCTAAAGACAAACTCAACAGAAAGAGATCTAGACCTTGTTTTCAGTTTAACGCCCCCCAGTCCTCTTCACGGGACATTGATCACATGAAAAAGATAAAAAAGATTCTGTTGCATGTGTACAACTTAAAATAGCTATTTTTTAAACTGCTCGAGTGCTCATCAGGCATGAGTTTCCTTTCACTGTTTTCGCTTCTCACATCCTAACCCTGTGACTAAAGAGCCAGATGAGGTCAAGTTATACTGAGGTAGCATGTGGTTTAAATGTGACTCATCTTAATACTATATAGTTCCCTATTAAAACTCTTTTGAAGTATCGAAGAATTTAAGTTTACAAAATGGTAGCTCCTCCCACCACAGAACAAAGCGGTGGGTGGGAGTTCAGTGTATAGAAACGTTCCCACTCCCTCTGTTGCCCAAGGCCATTGGGAGGGATGTGTATTGTTCCCTCGTTCCGCCCTCCaactttcctcccctcctcctctactctattCCCCTCCCAGCAACAGATGAAGGTCTTTTTATGTACTGTCATGCCCTGGGCCTGGTTTCCTGTTCTAAACCTCTATCTGAATTGGAACAGGCTGTCCTCCATCACACAGACCAACTGTGAAGTGGCTTCCtcttgtgcttgtgtgtgtgtgtgtttatttgtgtgtttatgtgtgcgtgtgcgtgcacgtgtttatttgtgtgtacatgtgtttatttgtgcgtgtgtgtgcatggggttatttttgtgtgtgtgtttgcgcatgcAATGTAGTGTTGGTTGAGTCACATGCTGTACCTGATCCACAAAGTTTGTCTTCTGTGTTCCCTATCTGAGTTAAACTGTAGCATACATAATGGAGAACAAAAACCTTAAGAGAGCTCATACAGACATATGACTAGCTGACTggacattagaggtcgaccgattatgatttttcaatttatatattttaatttttttatatatttatttatttatttgtaaaaatgacaattacaacagtactgaataaacacttattttaacttaattataacataataacacacagaaatacacagaaatacgagcctttggtcattaatatggtcaaatccggaaacatcatatcgaaaacgaaacgtttattatttcagtgaaatacggaaccgtttcgtattttatctaatgggtggcatccctaagtctaaatattcctgttacattgcacaaccttcaatgttatgtcataattatgtacaattctggcaaattaattacggcctttgttaggaataaatggacttcacacagttcgcaatgagccaggcggcccaaactgctgtatataccctgactgcttgcacggaacgcaagagaagtgacacaaattcatgttagcaggcaatatgaactaaatatgcaggtttaaaaagatatacttgtgtattgaatttaaagaaaggcattgatgtttatggttaggtacattggtgcaacgacagtgctttttttgcaaatgcgcttgttaaatcatcacccgtttgtcgaagtaggctgtgatt
Proteins encoded:
- the LOC115193759 gene encoding phosphatidylcholine:ceramide cholinephosphotransferase 1: MKKVGQWSAEEVSHWLSEEGMQEYGDSLQQADGPALLRLTPNDFLTPPLSLVSSDNGRQLLERLETLRIEHHIEEHQKNGHANGHGRLPNGTAKPLRKSSLGLNGFRKEMVQIPIPMLEAERSGFPQEWGKTGVAFLYAVCCFVTTTVVISVVHERVPAKEHTPPLPDKFFDIFDRVEWAFSICEINGMLLVSLWLLQWTLLKYRSIIIRRFFFIVGTLYLYRCVTMYITTLPVPGMHFQCSPKLFGNWEVQMRRIIKLIAGGGLSITGSHTMCGDYLYSGHTVILTLSYLFIKEYSPKRFWWYHWFCWTLSAVGIFCILLAHDHYTVDVVVAYFITTRLFWWYHTMANQQALKETSQSNPFSRVWWFRLFQYFEENVKGIVPRNYQLPCSWRSSPWSQGVKYSKVDTQ